A genome region from Nocardia sp. NBC_01730 includes the following:
- a CDS encoding ABC transporter permease, translated as MGLPHDPRARYARIFVRGIPEGDGQRAVGKRFRSAVTVYAYLVGAGFRRQSHYKLAMFAGLFTNCVFGFVRASVLVAAVHAASDFGGYDQGTIGAYVWLSQGLLGAVQFTGPLGELDDRVKNGDIAIDFLRPVDIQFCYLAEDLGRAACTFLPRGVPSVLVGALTFGLAMPATPGPYLLGMMSVLLAVAISFLCRFAVALVGFWVVETRGIRQLYYASATFLAGLFVPVHMFPSWLRAIAEATPFPSVLQSPVDVLSGRITGAEAFSIVGVQVFWVLVTGVAGRVLLIAGRRRLEVQGG; from the coding sequence GTGGGGCTTCCACACGATCCCCGCGCCCGGTATGCTCGAATATTTGTGCGCGGCATACCGGAGGGGGACGGACAGCGTGCCGTCGGAAAACGATTTCGCAGCGCCGTCACCGTCTACGCGTATCTTGTCGGTGCCGGATTCCGCAGACAGTCGCACTACAAGCTGGCGATGTTCGCCGGGCTGTTCACCAACTGTGTGTTCGGGTTCGTGCGCGCGTCGGTGCTGGTCGCGGCCGTGCATGCCGCGAGCGATTTCGGCGGATACGACCAAGGCACGATCGGCGCCTACGTGTGGCTGTCGCAGGGTCTGCTCGGTGCGGTGCAGTTCACGGGGCCACTCGGGGAGCTGGACGATCGGGTGAAGAACGGCGACATCGCGATCGATTTCCTGCGCCCGGTCGACATCCAATTCTGTTACCTCGCCGAGGATCTGGGCCGGGCCGCCTGCACTTTCCTGCCGCGCGGAGTGCCGAGCGTCCTGGTGGGCGCGCTCACGTTCGGGCTGGCGATGCCTGCCACACCGGGCCCCTACCTGCTCGGCATGATGAGTGTGCTGCTGGCCGTGGCGATTTCGTTCCTGTGCCGGTTCGCCGTGGCACTGGTCGGATTCTGGGTCGTCGAGACCCGCGGTATCCGCCAGCTGTACTACGCGTCCGCGACGTTCCTCGCCGGACTTTTTGTGCCGGTGCATATGTTCCCGTCCTGGCTGCGCGCGATCGCGGAGGCCACCCCGTTTCCGTCTGTCCTGCAGTCGCCGGTCGATGTGCTCTCGGGCCGGATCACCGGAGCGGAAGCGTTCTCGATAGTCGGAGTCCAGGTGTTCTGGGTACTGGTGACGGGGGTGGCCGGGCGCGTGCTGCTGATCGCCGGACGGCGCAGACTGGAGGTGCAGGGTGGTTGA
- a CDS encoding enoyl-CoA hydratase/isomerase family protein, which translates to MVHTHGACIGAGAEMAAFAGTVIAAPGTFFRFPEVRMGLVPGAGGTVSVPRRIGRWRAAWLMLTGERLSAEAALRWGLVDRLTDDGD; encoded by the coding sequence GTGGTACACACCCATGGCGCATGCATCGGAGCAGGCGCCGAGATGGCCGCATTCGCAGGCACCGTCATCGCGGCACCCGGCACGTTTTTCCGGTTTCCGGAGGTGCGCATGGGCCTGGTTCCCGGTGCCGGTGGCACGGTCAGCGTGCCGCGTCGCATCGGCCGGTGGCGCGCCGCCTGGCTGATGCTCACCGGCGAGCGCCTTTCGGCCGAGGCCGCGCTGCGCTGGGGACTGGTCGACCGGCTGACCGACGATGGCGACTGA
- a CDS encoding MarR family winged helix-turn-helix transcriptional regulator, with translation MDKPTDQVEFEAMLLGRYTINPHYPQETGLLERSAYLLLSRLGMEGPMSIGQLCDAFGLNSSTINRQTTTLLRAGLVERIPDPDGGMARKFRITTKGRRRFDTERATKVTGLDDIMRDWTPEDVAAFAGYLRRFNRDIEHRRGQPWPRPEPVRPGHASS, from the coding sequence ATGGACAAGCCCACAGACCAGGTCGAGTTCGAGGCCATGCTGCTCGGCCGCTACACGATCAACCCGCACTATCCCCAGGAGACCGGCCTACTGGAACGCAGCGCATACCTGCTGCTCAGCAGGCTCGGCATGGAGGGTCCGATGTCCATCGGACAGCTCTGCGACGCGTTCGGCCTGAACAGCTCGACCATCAACCGCCAGACCACCACCCTGCTGCGCGCCGGGCTCGTCGAACGCATTCCCGACCCCGATGGCGGCATGGCCCGCAAATTCCGCATCACCACGAAGGGCAGGCGCCGATTCGACACCGAACGTGCCACCAAGGTCACGGGCCTCGACGACATCATGCGGGACTGGACGCCCGAAGACGTCGCCGCCTTCGCCGGATATCTGCGGCGCTTCAATCGAGATATCGAACATCGGCGCGGACAGCCCTGGCCACGGCCCGAACCCGTGCGCCCGGGCCACGCAAGCAGCTGA
- a CDS encoding MFS transporter: MDKPESARAGGIVGVLAFAGITAAIMQTVVIPLIAQFPQLLHTTASNASWVVTSTLLVAAVATPVAGRLGDLYGKRRILLLSTVPLIAGSVVCAVSSSVLPMIVGRGLQGMGVGIVPIGISLMRDVLPAERLGSAVALLSASLGIGAAFGLPVSSAVAEYSNWRVLFWASAVLCALIAGAIWVVVPDSPIKAGGSFDIVGALGLGAGLVCLLLAVSKGAAWGWGSGTILALFAAAIVLLLVWGWWELRIADPLVDLRVTAQPPVLLTNAASLVVGVAMYAAMLTVPQLLQAPTATGYGLGQSMMAMGLWMAPSGLMMMVISPMGARLSAVRGPKITLIAGGLVIALGYGASTVLMGSTWGLLISLCIINSGVGLAYGAMPALIMAAVPLSETASANSFNTLMRSVGTSFSAAVIGVVLAQMSMTVGGHSIPTEDGFRTSLFIGCGVALVAAAVAATIPVRRAVSAEPSFDAEMFVAERV, from the coding sequence GTGGACAAGCCTGAATCCGCCCGGGCGGGCGGGATCGTGGGAGTGCTGGCGTTCGCCGGCATCACCGCGGCGATCATGCAGACGGTGGTGATCCCGCTGATCGCGCAGTTTCCACAGTTGCTGCATACGACGGCGTCGAACGCCTCATGGGTGGTGACGTCGACGCTGCTGGTTGCGGCGGTGGCCACGCCGGTGGCCGGGCGGCTCGGCGACCTGTACGGCAAGCGTCGCATTCTGCTGTTGTCGACAGTGCCGCTGATCGCGGGCTCGGTGGTCTGTGCGGTGTCGTCCTCGGTGCTGCCGATGATCGTCGGCCGCGGCCTGCAGGGCATGGGTGTCGGCATCGTGCCGATCGGTATCAGCCTGATGCGTGATGTGCTCCCCGCCGAACGGCTGGGATCGGCGGTGGCGCTGCTGAGCGCATCGCTTGGCATCGGCGCGGCCTTCGGGCTGCCGGTCTCTTCGGCGGTCGCCGAGTATTCGAACTGGCGAGTGCTGTTCTGGGCCTCCGCTGTCCTGTGCGCACTTATCGCCGGGGCGATCTGGGTTGTGGTGCCGGACTCGCCGATCAAGGCCGGCGGGAGCTTCGACATCGTCGGCGCGCTGGGTCTGGGCGCTGGGCTGGTGTGTCTGCTGTTGGCGGTGTCCAAGGGCGCCGCTTGGGGCTGGGGCAGCGGCACGATACTGGCTTTGTTCGCGGCGGCGATCGTGCTGCTGCTGGTCTGGGGCTGGTGGGAGCTGCGCATCGCCGACCCACTTGTCGATCTGCGAGTGACCGCGCAGCCTCCAGTGCTGCTGACCAACGCGGCCTCCCTTGTCGTCGGCGTCGCGATGTACGCGGCGATGCTGACCGTGCCACAGCTGCTGCAGGCGCCGACGGCCACCGGCTACGGCCTGGGGCAGTCGATGATGGCGATGGGTCTGTGGATGGCTCCGTCGGGCCTGATGATGATGGTGATTTCGCCGATGGGCGCCCGCCTGTCGGCAGTGCGCGGCCCGAAGATCACCTTGATCGCGGGCGGGCTGGTGATCGCGTTGGGTTACGGCGCCTCGACCGTGCTGATGGGCTCCACCTGGGGTCTGCTTATCTCGCTCTGCATCATCAACAGTGGTGTCGGCCTGGCCTACGGCGCGATGCCCGCGCTGATCATGGCTGCGGTTCCGCTGTCGGAGACGGCGTCCGCCAACAGCTTCAACACCTTGATGCGCTCGGTGGGCACCTCGTTCTCGGCTGCTGTGATCGGCGTGGTGCTCGCGCAGATGAGCATGACCGTGGGCGGGCACAGCATCCCGACCGAGGACGGCTTCCGTACCAGTTTGTTCATCGGCTGTGGTGTCGCACTGGTCGCCGCGGCTGTCGCCGCTACCATCCCCGTCCGGCGAGCAGTCTCCGCGGAACCGTCTTTCGACGCCGAAATGTTTGTGGCAGAGCGTGTCTGA
- a CDS encoding zinc-dependent alcohol dehydrogenase, with translation MKSVQTGAVGKVDVVDIEQPVPGPRDALVRIRACGICGTDVTFIHMGGMPAAYAAARTEGPAPDRMVPVVLGHEPAGEIVAVGAEVSGLKVGDHVVVNPQGAPSGIIGCGGPLGGMNEYLLIEDAVVGKSVAVLPDSVPFEVAALNEPMAVARHCVNRSEAGPSDKVVVFGAGPIGLGVTIWLKLRGVRHVVVADVIPSRLETALAVGADAVIDSSTEDVVARLTELHGEGRNALGAPRPDTDIYIDAAGVPVVVNTALQNGKWGAELVMVAVHKKPEPIDIGAMLRSEMSIIASQGYPTEIFEVTPEIAEHAERFARLISHRIPFSEVEHAFELTLTPGAAEKVVVTFDD, from the coding sequence ATGAAGTCTGTACAGACCGGTGCCGTGGGCAAAGTCGATGTGGTGGATATCGAACAGCCCGTTCCCGGGCCGAGAGATGCGCTGGTGCGCATCCGGGCGTGTGGGATCTGCGGCACCGACGTGACGTTCATTCACATGGGCGGCATGCCGGCGGCGTATGCCGCCGCGCGGACCGAGGGGCCTGCCCCGGATCGGATGGTGCCGGTGGTGCTCGGACACGAACCGGCGGGCGAAATCGTCGCGGTCGGTGCCGAGGTCTCGGGCCTGAAGGTCGGCGATCACGTGGTGGTCAACCCGCAGGGCGCGCCGTCGGGAATCATCGGCTGCGGCGGCCCGCTGGGCGGCATGAACGAATACCTCCTCATCGAGGACGCCGTGGTCGGCAAGAGTGTCGCTGTGCTACCGGATTCGGTCCCGTTCGAGGTCGCCGCGCTGAACGAGCCGATGGCGGTGGCGCGGCACTGCGTGAACCGTTCGGAGGCCGGGCCGTCCGACAAGGTGGTGGTGTTCGGTGCCGGTCCGATCGGACTGGGTGTGACGATCTGGCTGAAGCTGCGCGGCGTGCGGCACGTGGTCGTGGCCGATGTGATCCCGTCGCGGTTGGAGACCGCGCTGGCGGTCGGGGCGGACGCGGTGATCGACTCCTCGACCGAGGATGTGGTGGCTCGGCTGACCGAACTGCACGGCGAGGGCCGCAACGCACTCGGCGCACCACGCCCCGACACCGACATCTACATCGACGCCGCCGGTGTTCCCGTTGTCGTGAACACCGCACTGCAGAACGGAAAATGGGGCGCCGAGCTCGTGATGGTGGCGGTGCACAAGAAGCCGGAGCCGATCGACATCGGTGCGATGCTGCGCAGCGAGATGAGCATCATCGCCTCGCAGGGGTACCCGACCGAGATCTTCGAGGTGACCCCCGAGATCGCCGAGCATGCCGAGCGTTTCGCCCGGCTGATCAGCCATCGGATTCCGTTCTCGGAGGTCGAGCACGCCTTCGAACTCACCCTGACCCCGGGCGCGGCGGAGAAGGTGGTCGTCACCTTCGACGACTAG
- a CDS encoding amidohydrolase family protein codes for MLIRRARIFGAEHTEVRLTGGRITGCGTALRPLPGEDDIDACGGWLLPGLHDHHVHLSALAATADSVRVGPPQVRTITDLATGLHRADAESPEGAWIRGVGYHESVAGELDRRALDRILGHRPVRIQHRSGALWMLNSRACAAVDLQHCPLPGVERDATGSPTGRRWRLDAWLGPRIGAPPVDLTQLGARAAALGVTGFTDATPALRQSDIDDLAESAADGRIRQRVHCMAPSDIADPRIARFSLGPTKILLDDTALPDLDEFTDRIRALHETGRPVAVHCVTRVQLILIMAALDAAGAHEGDRIEHGAIIPAESMAWLREHDVTVITQPHFLVERAEQYDRDVPAGDQPDLWRLGSLIRARVGVAAGTDAPFGGADPWAVIRAAVRRPATSSISEGISLRSALSLFFGPPERPAADRCIAPGEIADLTLLSAPPEEVAATWQNPLVAATIVDGSPVYLAD; via the coding sequence ATGCTTATTCGACGGGCCCGGATCTTCGGTGCGGAGCACACCGAAGTCCGGCTCACCGGCGGACGCATCACCGGATGCGGGACAGCCTTGCGGCCGCTGCCGGGCGAGGACGATATCGACGCATGTGGCGGCTGGCTGTTGCCCGGTCTGCACGACCACCATGTGCATCTGAGCGCGCTCGCTGCCACCGCCGATTCGGTCCGAGTCGGACCGCCGCAGGTGCGCACGATTACCGACCTGGCTACCGGACTCCATCGCGCCGACGCGGAATCACCTGAGGGAGCATGGATTCGCGGGGTCGGCTACCACGAGTCGGTAGCAGGGGAACTGGATCGGCGGGCACTGGATCGCATCCTCGGACATCGCCCGGTGCGCATCCAGCACCGATCCGGGGCCTTGTGGATGCTCAACTCGCGCGCCTGCGCCGCCGTGGACCTCCAGCACTGTCCGCTGCCCGGGGTGGAACGCGACGCGACCGGCAGTCCCACCGGCCGCCGGTGGCGGCTGGACGCCTGGCTCGGCCCCCGGATCGGTGCTCCGCCGGTCGATCTCACCCAGCTCGGTGCGCGGGCAGCGGCGCTGGGCGTCACCGGTTTCACCGATGCCACCCCGGCATTGCGGCAGTCCGACATCGATGACCTCGCCGAATCCGCGGCGGACGGACGAATCCGACAGCGGGTGCACTGTATGGCACCGTCCGATATCGCCGATCCGCGTATCGCACGGTTTTCCTTGGGGCCCACCAAGATCCTGTTGGATGACACCGCCCTGCCCGACCTGGACGAGTTCACCGATCGGATCCGGGCCCTGCACGAGACCGGCCGACCGGTCGCCGTGCACTGTGTGACGCGGGTACAGCTGATCCTCATCATGGCGGCACTCGACGCTGCCGGCGCGCACGAGGGCGACCGGATCGAACACGGCGCGATCATTCCGGCCGAATCCATGGCGTGGCTGCGAGAGCATGACGTAACGGTGATCACTCAACCGCACTTTCTGGTGGAACGCGCCGAACAGTACGACCGTGACGTGCCTGCCGGGGATCAGCCGGATCTGTGGCGCCTCGGCTCCCTTATCCGGGCACGGGTCGGAGTCGCCGCGGGCACCGACGCACCGTTCGGGGGCGCCGATCCCTGGGCAGTTATTCGGGCGGCGGTCCGCCGACCCGCGACTTCGTCGATCTCCGAGGGGATCTCGTTGCGATCAGCGTTGTCCCTGTTTTTCGGCCCGCCCGAGCGGCCAGCGGCCGACCGGTGTATCGCACCGGGCGAGATCGCCGACCTGACATTGCTGAGCGCGCCTCCGGAGGAGGTTGCGGCTACCTGGCAAAACCCACTCGTGGCAGCCACCATCGTCGACGGCAGTCCGGTGTACCTCGCCGATTAG
- a CDS encoding oxidoreductase C-terminal domain-containing protein — protein MHQLAGGLTDTGKPRDQLLGNRVDGRARFFEAELESHVSTVSFRPRARRPATPLVGNYRSDTRALGSGETGVCLDTGAELPADTVVVAIGAAPATDWLTGSSLTVDNGLVCDSRCRAAAGIYAVVDVARWYHEQLGTLIRLENRTTATEQAAVVAANILGADQAYSPIPHFWTDQFDAKIQVHGALSADAEVSITAGDPQSRRFVASYRVDGRVTGVVGWKMPKQTRLHRQDIADAQAGLVPAVR, from the coding sequence GTGCATCAGCTCGCCGGCGGACTCACCGACACTGGCAAGCCGCGTGACCAGCTCCTCGGCAACAGAGTTGACGGTCGGGCCCGCTTCTTCGAAGCCGAACTCGAAAGCCATGTCAGCACAGTTTCATTTCGTCCGCGTGCACGCCGTCCGGCTACTCCCCTGGTTGGGAATTATCGCAGTGATACACGCGCCCTCGGCAGCGGAGAAACGGGGGTCTGTCTGGACACCGGTGCGGAACTGCCTGCCGACACGGTCGTCGTGGCGATCGGAGCCGCCCCGGCAACCGACTGGCTCACCGGCAGCAGCCTGACGGTGGACAACGGACTGGTGTGCGACTCCCGCTGCCGCGCGGCGGCGGGTATCTATGCCGTAGTCGATGTGGCCCGCTGGTACCACGAGCAGCTCGGAACCCTGATTCGCCTGGAAAACCGCACCACCGCCACCGAACAGGCAGCCGTTGTCGCCGCCAACATCCTCGGCGCCGACCAGGCGTACTCCCCGATCCCCCACTTCTGGACCGACCAATTCGACGCCAAGATCCAGGTCCACGGCGCGCTGTCGGCCGACGCCGAGGTGTCCATCACAGCGGGCGACCCGCAGTCCCGGCGCTTCGTCGCCAGCTACCGCGTCGACGGCCGTGTGACGGGCGTCGTCGGCTGGAAAATGCCGAAACAGACTCGCCTGCACCGCCAGGACATCGCCGACGCCCAGGCCGGACTCGTACCGGCGGTGCGGTGA